In Chloroflexota bacterium, one DNA window encodes the following:
- the nuoE gene encoding NADH-quinone oxidoreductase subunit NuoE, whose product MLLSEETRDKILIEVRKYPQTRTALLPALKLAQRQVGWLPPEAISEVADLVGVSSASANELATFYSMLNTEHRVDMKVEVCVQLPCALRGADTLLEALSQGLGIGVGETTPDGKLELHRTHECFGSCNRAPMCRLNDEYREDLTPEATRALIDELKAARGVNGRATPPAAGA is encoded by the coding sequence ATGCTGCTTTCAGAAGAGACCCGCGACAAGATCCTGATCGAGGTCAGGAAGTATCCCCAGACCCGCACGGCGCTCCTGCCAGCCCTCAAGCTGGCGCAGCGCCAGGTCGGCTGGCTGCCGCCCGAGGCGATCTCCGAGGTCGCCGACCTGGTTGGCGTGTCCTCGGCGTCGGCCAACGAGCTGGCCACGTTCTACTCGATGCTCAACACCGAGCACCGTGTGGATATGAAGGTCGAGGTCTGCGTGCAGTTGCCGTGTGCGCTGCGCGGCGCGGACACGCTGCTCGAAGCCCTCTCCCAGGGGCTGGGCATTGGCGTCGGCGAGACGACGCCGGACGGCAAGCTGGAGCTGCACCGCACGCACGAGTGCTTCGGCTCCTGTAATCGTGCGCCGATGTGCCGCCTCAACGACGAGTACCGCGAGGACTTGACGCCCGAGGCCACTCGCGCGCTGATCGACGAGCTGAAGGCGGCGCGCGGCGTCAACGGGCGGGCCACACCGCCAGCGGCGGGGGCGTAG
- the nuoF gene encoding NADH-quinone oxidoreductase subunit NuoF: protein MWLEEYRSRGGYEGWVKAIKEMDPAAVVEEVKSAGLRGRGGAGFPAGLKWSFVPKIPGPKYMVCNADESEPGTFKDREIMEIYPHELVEGVAIGSYAIGGEEAFIYIRGEYTVAADRLEAAIEEATKAGLLGNNVLGTGVNSRIHVFRGAGAYICGEETALLESLEGRRPMPRSRPPFPAVEGLYRRPTCVNNAETLSNVPHIIRNGQEWYNTIGIAPRNTGPKIFCVSGRVNKPGNYELPLGSVTFRELIEHYAGGVIGGREIKGVLPAGISAPIATGAQLDAKLDYDSVAAAGTMLGSASLIVLDETVPIPWAAARMIEFFRKESCGKCTPCREGTQWLHKALVRIQNGGGRESDLDLLLSVSSEISGKVLCALGDFSTSPVVATIRNFRQEYVDHIRSGHSFNSRWSPPA, encoded by the coding sequence ATGTGGCTTGAGGAGTACCGCTCGCGGGGCGGCTATGAGGGCTGGGTCAAAGCCATCAAGGAGATGGATCCGGCCGCCGTCGTCGAAGAGGTGAAGTCGGCTGGCCTGCGCGGTCGCGGCGGCGCAGGCTTCCCGGCCGGTCTCAAGTGGAGCTTCGTGCCGAAGATCCCCGGCCCGAAGTACATGGTCTGCAACGCCGACGAGTCCGAGCCGGGCACGTTCAAAGACCGCGAGATCATGGAGATCTACCCCCACGAGCTGGTGGAGGGGGTCGCTATCGGGTCGTACGCCATCGGCGGCGAAGAGGCGTTCATCTACATTCGCGGCGAGTACACCGTCGCGGCGGATCGCCTGGAAGCCGCCATCGAGGAGGCCACGAAGGCCGGCCTGCTCGGGAACAACGTGCTCGGAACGGGGGTCAACAGCAGGATCCACGTCTTCCGGGGCGCCGGCGCGTACATCTGCGGCGAGGAGACGGCGCTGCTGGAATCGCTGGAGGGCCGCCGGCCGATGCCGCGCTCCCGCCCGCCATTCCCGGCCGTCGAGGGGCTCTACCGCCGCCCGACCTGCGTCAACAACGCCGAGACGCTCTCGAACGTTCCGCACATCATTCGGAACGGACAGGAGTGGTACAACACGATCGGCATCGCGCCGCGCAATACCGGCCCGAAGATCTTCTGCGTCTCGGGGCGGGTCAACAAGCCGGGCAACTACGAGCTGCCGCTCGGCTCGGTGACGTTCCGCGAGCTGATCGAGCATTACGCGGGCGGTGTGATCGGCGGGCGTGAGATCAAGGGCGTGCTGCCGGCCGGCATCTCGGCCCCGATCGCCACCGGCGCGCAGCTCGATGCCAAGCTCGACTACGACTCCGTCGCGGCGGCTGGCACGATGCTCGGCTCGGCCAGCTTGATCGTGCTGGACGAGACGGTCCCGATCCCGTGGGCCGCTGCCCGCATGATCGAGTTCTTCCGCAAGGAGTCGTGCGGGAAGTGCACCCCGTGCCGTGAGGGCACCCAGTGGCTGCACAAGGCGCTGGTCCGCATCCAGAACGGCGGCGGCCGCGAGTCGGACCTGGATCTGCTGCTGTCGGTCTCCAGCGAGATCAGCGGCAAGGTGCTGTGTGCGCTCGGCGACTTCTCCACCAGCCCGGTGGTCGCCACGATTCGCAACTTCCGACAGGAGTACGTCGACCACATTCGGTCGGGCCACTCCTTCAACAGCCGCTGGAGTCCCCCCGCATGA
- the nuoG gene encoding NADH-quinone oxidoreductase subunit NuoG produces MTASPPPSDLVTLTINGREVKVPKGTLVVEAAKTVGIEIPIFCYHPKLKPVGACRMCLVEIEKMPRLQTACTSPVGEGMVVNSASPNVIAAQNGVLELLLANHPLDCPICDKGGECPLQDNTFKFGLGASRFTEEKRQKDKAYILSDRIVLDRERCIMCYRCVRFQAEIPGDEALAAVDRGGFSEIGVLEGDTFDSPFSGNTIELCPVGALTSRQYRFKSRPWDLQRTPSICAGCSLGCNTEIHARDGQILRLWGRDNPAVNDGWLSDHDRFDTLPLLRDKRLATPLVRQGGRLQPASWEAAYSRAAELLKGGNSAALASPKLTNEAMWLVADGLRAALPGLSVGFTPRAAPSWTVTGKVADLPSCKTIVLVGFDPWTEVSVLALWLRKAVVGGGTLLAIGPDNGLYRDTAHWLRVAAGEEIGVVEKLLAAHEAGTQADRFDAVTGRQANAGTAPTDKAIAAAAAAVGTGPVAFLVGARLADDAKARATLEKLAAALGANAESGMVGAPSTTVNGRGALNLAGDIVAADRTSDGAAGRAAGGAFSTVLLLGDEAWPATGAAKKIVLTAGAAPEDDSVEVVLPIAHPYEQAGSYTNLEGLVQQLQPGGLPPHGVSADWATIAALVQRLGGSAPTDLKSIRSALAGAHPSYTITETRTGRQGRLMLPLA; encoded by the coding sequence ATGACTGCATCGCCTCCCCCGAGCGATCTCGTCACGCTCACGATCAACGGGCGTGAGGTGAAGGTGCCGAAGGGTACGCTGGTCGTGGAAGCGGCCAAGACCGTCGGCATCGAGATCCCGATCTTCTGCTATCACCCCAAGCTGAAACCGGTCGGCGCGTGTCGGATGTGTCTCGTCGAGATCGAGAAGATGCCGCGCCTGCAGACGGCCTGCACCTCGCCGGTCGGCGAGGGGATGGTCGTCAACTCGGCCAGCCCGAACGTGATCGCGGCGCAGAACGGCGTCCTCGAACTGCTGCTGGCGAATCATCCGCTCGACTGCCCGATCTGCGACAAGGGCGGCGAGTGCCCGCTCCAGGACAACACCTTCAAGTTCGGCCTCGGCGCGAGCCGATTCACCGAGGAGAAGCGGCAGAAGGACAAGGCGTACATCCTGTCTGACCGCATCGTGCTGGACCGCGAGCGGTGCATCATGTGCTACCGCTGTGTGCGCTTCCAGGCGGAGATCCCCGGCGACGAGGCGCTGGCCGCCGTCGACCGAGGCGGCTTCAGCGAGATCGGCGTGCTCGAAGGCGACACGTTCGACTCGCCGTTCAGCGGCAACACCATCGAGCTGTGCCCCGTCGGGGCGCTCACCAGCCGCCAGTACCGGTTCAAGTCTCGACCGTGGGACTTGCAGCGGACGCCGAGCATCTGCGCGGGCTGCTCGCTGGGCTGCAACACCGAGATCCACGCCCGCGACGGGCAGATCCTGCGCCTGTGGGGCCGAGACAACCCGGCCGTCAACGACGGCTGGCTTTCCGACCACGACCGCTTCGACACGTTGCCGCTGTTGCGCGACAAGCGCCTGGCGACCCCGCTGGTGCGCCAGGGCGGTCGGTTGCAGCCGGCATCCTGGGAGGCGGCGTACTCGCGCGCGGCTGAGCTGCTGAAGGGTGGCAACAGCGCCGCGCTCGCGTCGCCGAAGCTCACCAACGAGGCGATGTGGCTGGTGGCGGACGGCCTCCGAGCGGCGCTGCCCGGCCTGAGCGTCGGGTTCACCCCGCGGGCGGCTCCATCCTGGACCGTCACCGGCAAGGTGGCGGATCTGCCCTCATGCAAGACCATCGTCCTGGTCGGCTTCGATCCGTGGACGGAGGTCTCGGTGCTGGCGCTCTGGCTCCGCAAGGCGGTGGTCGGAGGCGGCACGCTGCTGGCCATCGGGCCGGACAACGGCCTCTACCGCGACACGGCTCACTGGCTGCGAGTGGCGGCCGGCGAGGAGATCGGCGTCGTCGAGAAGTTGCTGGCGGCCCACGAGGCCGGCACGCAGGCGGATCGGTTCGACGCCGTCACGGGGCGGCAGGCCAACGCTGGCACAGCCCCGACCGACAAGGCCATCGCAGCGGCTGCCGCCGCGGTCGGAACTGGCCCGGTCGCGTTCCTGGTCGGGGCGCGGCTCGCCGACGATGCCAAGGCGCGGGCGACGTTGGAGAAGCTGGCGGCGGCCCTGGGCGCCAACGCCGAGAGCGGGATGGTCGGCGCGCCGTCCACGACGGTGAACGGCCGGGGGGCGCTGAACCTCGCCGGCGACATCGTCGCTGCCGACCGCACGTCGGACGGCGCAGCGGGAAGGGCGGCGGGCGGCGCGTTCTCGACGGTGCTGCTGCTCGGCGACGAGGCGTGGCCCGCGACCGGCGCGGCGAAGAAGATCGTCCTGACGGCCGGGGCCGCTCCCGAGGATGACAGCGTCGAGGTGGTGCTGCCCATCGCCCACCCTTACGAGCAGGCCGGGTCGTACACCAACCTCGAAGGGCTGGTGCAGCAGCTCCAGCCGGGTGGCCTGCCGCCGCACGGCGTCTCAGCCGACTGGGCGACCATCGCCGCGCTGGTGCAGCGGCTCGGCGGCTCCGCGCCGACGGACCTCAAGTCGATCCGCTCGGCGCTGGCCGGCGCGCACCCGTCCTACACGATCACGGAGACGCGGACCGGGCGACAGGGTCGCCTGATGCTGCCGCTCGCCTGA